The Penicillium digitatum chromosome 6, complete sequence genome has a window encoding:
- a CDS encoding Ribonucleotide reductase inhibitor, translating to MPSINRPIPPSNTDLSKRRRFQPPITTFFTSATEPVSSNTPAVSHHHHYAAETFSAHPVVPAKVQSSLLSVGMRVRKSVADGYRTHMSKTEEKAPLPAAVTQTPGAQRYHGSRPSELSPFSGADKSSFGHDDYLVTDDGDAYSIPPSSQDSIVSLPLSGQKRALEFDGDILVGEDADDTFDNLGTSWRNNSSGRTIRSPNVGRSRRILAVRHSKIEQLTMDMDDFEEATFLRRREEVDAEDVRMYGA from the coding sequence ATGCCTTCCATCAACCGCCCGATACCACCCAGCAACACCGACTTGTCGAAGCGACGACGTTTCCAACCTCCCATCACCACGTTCTTCACATCTGCCACAGAACCAGTGTCTTCAAATACACCTGCAGTATCTCACCACCATCATTACGCTGCAGAAACCTTCTCTGCCCACCCCGTTGTGCCTGCCAAAGTCCAGTCCTCTCTTCTATCCGTCGGAATGCGGGTCCGGAAATCTGTCGCAGACGGATATAGAACCCACATGTCTaagacagaagaaaaggCCCCACTCCCTGCAGCTGTCACTCAGACCCCTGGTGCTCAACGGTACCATGGCAGCAGACCCTCTGAGCTGTCGCCGTTTTCTGGCGCCGATAAATCTTCCTTTGGCCATGATGACTACCTTGTCACAGATGACGGCGACGCATACTCGATCCCGCCCAGCAGCCAAGACTCAATTGTGTCATTGCCCTTGAGCGGTCAAAAGCGGGCTTTGGAATTCGATGGTGATATTCTCGTCGGTGAGGATGCCGATGATACATTTGATAATCTCGGCACATCCTGGCGGAACAACTCATCTGGGCGAACCATCCGGTCTCCAAATGTGGGTCGTAGTCGTCGTATTCTTGCCGTGCGTCACAGCAAGATTGAACAGCTCACTATGGACATGGACGACTTTGAAGAAGCTACATTCCTCCGCCGCCGTGAGGAAGTTGATGCGGAGGATGTGCGGATGTACGGTGCTTGA
- a CDS encoding Glycosyltransferase, DXD sugar-binding region, whose amino-acid sequence MRSRMFLGFPTRHKYVLMAVILTLFFLFKALPTPTSRLDPRVEKSDGEDRPRYLHQSTFRADPDYAYEIKLSSALRAMEIEGEMRHDKDVTDTLWQIMLPGVSQRSDDSIQIEQKNSEWKYKLVEADWADKFIFETFESIPDIARLYKSYPHSVHRGDLLRYLILWYYGGYYADLDVYPARSIKSCPSLRDSIFKGNNVNTNVSLVVGIEIDEPFASPQKMRDWHWARRYGFIQYTMYAPRRFSPLLREIIVRVLSHTKRRVDKSHFWSRRYNEMDTLEITGPGVFTDAILDVLSDTLPSTHRLVQQSMDADAKFWSPGASIQRVTWAPFHGIQEPLCVEGPEAKSRKLLGGLCVLPVNVWGNGQRHSGSEGFNSQQACINHRFGGTWKPWKQSWQKYLFG is encoded by the exons ATGAGGAGTCGCATGTTTCTTGGGTTTCCAACCCGACATAAATATGTCCTGATGGCTGTGATTCTGACTCtgttctttcttttcaaggCCTTGCCTACGCCAACATCCAGGTTAGACCCCCGTGTGGAGAAATCAGACGGTGAAGACCGACCACGATATCTTCACCAGTCTACATTTCGTGCGGACCCAGACTATGCATACGAGATCAAACTTTCCAGTGCGCTACGCGCCATGGAGATAGAAGGGGAAATGCGCCACGATAAGGATGTGACAGACACTCTATGGCAGATTATGCTACCAGGCGTCAGCCAGCGAAGCGACGATTCAATCCAAATTGAGCAAAAGAACTCAGAATGGAAATACAAG CTCGTAGAAGCCGACTGGGCTGACAAATTCATTTTTGAGACTTTTGAATCCATCCCAGACATCGCCCGACTCTACAAATCATACCCGCACTCCGTTCACCGAGGCGATCTCCTCCGTTACTTGATTCTATGGTACTACGGCGGCTACTACGCAGATCTTGATGTCTATCCTGCCCGAAGCATCAAATCCTGTCCATCACTGCGTGATTCAATCTTCAAAGGCAACAATGTCAACACGAATGTTTCGCTAGTTGTCGGAATTGAGATCGACGAGCCCTTCGCTTCGCCACAGAAGATGCGCGACTGGCACTGGGCCCGACGCTACGGCTTCATCCAGTACACGATGTATGCGCCACGACGGTTTAGTCCGCTGCTGAGAGAAATCATCGTTCGTGTACTGTCCCATACGAAGCGTCGAGTCGACAAGAGCCATTTCTGGAGTAGGCGATACAACGAAATGGATACGTTGGAGATTACGGGGCCGGGGGTGTTTACAGATGCGATTCTCGACGTGCTATCGGATACGTTGCCATCTACGCATCGGTTAGTTCAGCAGTCCATGGATGCGGATGCTAAGTTCTGGTCCCCGGGGGCGTCCATACAGCGTGTGACGTGGGCGCCTTTCCACGGGATTCAAGAGCCGCTCTGTGTGGAGGGTCCTGAGGCCAAGTCTCGAAAGCTGCTGGGAGGGCTGTGTGTTCTACCTGTCAATGTTTGGGGCAATGGACAGCGCCATTCCGGATCGGAGGGCTTCAACAGTCAGCAAGCTTGTATCAACCATCGGTTTGGAGGAACCtggaaaccttggaaacagaGCTGGCAGAAGTATCTCTTCGGGTGA
- a CDS encoding SDA1: protein MVKRKLGALEKVEADLPNLQHKIRRDPKSYIEDFRAQHYQYESHREIFMAAPSSATDTGVISLRDLIDFISHVADCYPEICKDFPQQLIDMLLQHHLVLETELREKLVGSLVLLKKKEIVDSATLLHTLFPILISTPSKTLRALLFQKILSELRTANSKTTNHKLNRTMQTVLFNLVVSDRTSAKGLWAIKITRELWKRQIWTEAKAVEIMKEAALSQNEKIIIGGVRFFLGGDKEREELEDEDSDEEINVGQVKHQLTINKKTRKKARVAEKAIKAVRNKERKKGNPAPLNFSALHLLHDPQGFADNMFFKHLQNGKSKLNLEQKLQVLQLVSRLVGLHKLHIMPLYSYFQKFLTPRQPSVTSFLASLAQASHDLVPPDVLEPLVQKIANEFVSEASAGEVATAGLNAIREICARQPLAIEETLLQDLVMYKKSKDKGVMMASKGLLSLYRDVGAQMLKKRDRGKEAAMSLRAGERPERRYGEQAAGEIEGLELLAKWKDEERRKKNIENGLPSDAEDNEEENDEADWAAWNVEDDEDSDIDGEWINVEEDVDIVLSDSEDEGKPASKKAKQDEEAKKDTEKEADAEKAIDFMKLATTRILTPADLAKLTELRAQAAADATLPGNKGRVAAPWTSRHTDDPLTASEIEGLAALSAAKATREERIAHAREGKTDRSEHMSKEARRKERKEEQGKSTTNKEKARKKNFLMTLGKARSKNKRSLVETRAVLRAHVDRGKRGGRRGNVGQ, encoded by the exons ATGGTCAAAAGAAAGCTTGGAGCCTTGGAAAAGGTCGAGGCTGACCT GCCCAATTTGCAGCACAAGATTCGCAGAGATCCCAA GTCTTATATCGAAGATTTCCGCGCCCAACACTACCAATATGAATCCCATCGTGAGATTTTCATGGCGGCACCCTCATCCGCTACGGATACCGGTGTGATTTCTCTTCGTGATCTTATCGACTTCATTTCCCATGTGGCCGACTGTTACCCAGAGATTTGCAAGGACTTCCCACAGCAGCTCATTGACATGCTCTTGCAGCATCACCTAGTGTTGGAGACAGAGTTGCGGGAGAAGCTGGTTGGAAGTTTAGTGctcttgaagaagaaggaaattGTGGATTCAGCAAC GCTGCTTCACACTCTTTTTCCTATCCTCATTTCTACACCTAGCAAGACCCTACGGGCTCTACTCTTCCAGAAGATCCTCTCTGAGCTGCGAACCGCGAATTCGAAGACCACTAACCACAAGCTGAACCGAACCATGCAAACCGTTCTCTTCAACTTGGTCGTATCAGACCGCACATCGGCTAAAGGCCTGTGGGCGATCAAGATCACCAGAGAGCTTTGGAAGCGCCAAATCTGGACTGAGGCTAAGGCCGTCGAAATCATGAAAGAGGCAGCCTTGTCACAAAACGAGAAGATCATCATCGGTGGAGTTCGTTTCTTCCTCGGTGGTGATAAGGAGCGCGAGGAATTGGAGGACGAGGACAGCGACGAAGAGATCAACGTTGGCCAGGTCAAGCACCAACTTACTATCAACAAGAAGACCAGAAAGAAGGCCCGTGTCGCTGAAAAGGCCATTAAAGCGGTCAGGAACAAGGAGCGTAAGAAGGGCAATCCTGCTCCCCTCAACTTCTCCGCGCTTCATTTGCTGCACGATCCCCAGGGATTCGCGGATAACATGTTCTTCAAGCATCTCCAAAACGGCAAGTCTAAGTTGAATCTGGAGCAAAAGCTCCAAGTGCTACAGCTGGTCTCCCGCCTGGTCGGCTTGCACAAGCTGCACATTATGCCACTTTACTCCTACTTCCAAAAGTTCCTTACACCCCGCCAACCTTCTGTGACTTCATTCCTGGCATCCCTAGCCCAAGCCTCCCACGATTTGGTGCCGCCTGATGTTCTCGAGCCTCTGGTTCAGAAGATTGCAAACGAATTCGTGTCCGAAGCATCTGCAGGTGAAGTTGCGACGGCCGGTCTGAATGCCATCCGTGAAATTTGTGCTAGACAGCCTTTGGCTATTGAAGAAACTTTGTTGCAGGATCTCGTCATGTACAAGAAAAGTAAGGATAAGGGTGTCATGATGGCCTCCAAGGGTCTCCTCAGTCTTTACCGTGATGTTGGCGCGCAGATGCTGAAGAAGCGTGACCGTGGTAAAGAGGCCGCAATGAGTCTGCGTGCTGGCGAGAGACCAGAGAGACGTTACGGTGAGCAGGCGGCCGGCGAAATTGAGGGCCTGGAACTCTTGGCCAAATGGAAAGACGAAGAGCGCCGTAAGAAGAACATCGAGAACGGTCTTCCATCTGATGCCGAAGACAACGAAGAGGAGAATGATGAAGCCGACTGGGCAGCCTGGAACgtcgaagatgacgaggacaGTGATATCGATGGAGAATGGATCAATGTCGAGGAAGATGTTGACATTGTGCTGAGCGACTCCGAGGATGAAGGCAAGCCGGCATCAAAGAAAGCCAAGCAGGAcgaagaggccaagaaggaTACCGAAAAAGAAGCCGACGCCGAAAAAGCCATTGATTTCATGAAACTGGCTACCACCCGCATCCTTACGCCAGCCGATCTCGCCAAACTTACGGAGCTTCGCGCCCAGGCCGCAGCCGATGCCACTCTTCCGGGTAACAAGGGCCGTGTCGCTGCTCCATGGACCTCCCGCCATACCGATGACCCATTGACCGCTAGCGAGATTGAGGGTCTTGCTGCCCTATCTGCCGCCAAGGCTACTCGTGAGGAACGTATTGCTCATGCCAGGGAGGGCAAGACCGACCGGTCTGAGCATATGAGCAAGGAGGCTCGCCGCAAGGAACGCAAGGAGGAGCAAGGCAAGAGTACCACCAACAAGGAGAAGGCTCGTAAGAAGAACTTCCTTATGACGCTGGGTAAGGCGCGCAGTAAGAACAAGAGAAGTTTGGTGGAGACCCGTGCTGTGCTTCGGGCTCATGTCGATCGTGGCAAGAGAGGTGGACGCAGAGGAAACGTTGGCCAGTAG